From a region of the Euwallacea similis isolate ESF13 chromosome 3, ESF131.1, whole genome shotgun sequence genome:
- the LOC136419949 gene encoding chondroadherin-like: protein MAYLKSCVFTFLIVFSSCFALETLCFHNVFENKCLCKKFTDTETNLPTSLANCNGLAIDKFPDFSQFPQDLTALDLSMNNIQMLEVAGETSSATLRNLSLSYNVINDITEDFFKGFESLISLDLSHNDLKSLSGSFDGNIFSTLDKLVYLDLSYNEIAKLPSAIFYPLPVLDSLSLSYNPLGEFLMQAKDTLTQVLGVSTNLTQLRLNNVGLSDKLHPDFFTPYKNLTHLELQDNDFEYIPSLPYSLEFLDFSGNKLSFVSARYLQYHSLKVLRISRMPSLNSIHHYAFYNLLALESLILTDCPNVQEFSELAFGLASKSMETHLTSLVLARNGITNLNSTYGHMFKNMRHIDLRHNTWACGCKTLWLQEFEAEMFKSRDLRCSSPSNLKGKRIMELTHLDLQECFPDIYGKSSHKLTIIILMFAVIFLMGIIFYLIRYPKSWLGDKQIGISPNSPYSAAPQDEDKF, encoded by the exons ATGGCTTACTTAAAGTCTTGTGTGTTCACATTTTTAATCGTGTTTTCTAGTTGTTTTGCACTGGAAACTTTGTGTTTTCATaatgtttttgagaataaatgcttgtgcaagaaatttACAGACACAGAGACAAACCTGCCAACATCTTTAGCCAATTGCAATGGCCTGGCAATAGACAAATTCCCGGATTTCAGTCAGTTCCCACAGGATTTGACTGCGTTGGACTTATCAATGAACAATATTCAAATGTTGGAGGTGGCAGGAGAGACTTCCAGTGCTACTTTAAGGAATCTTAGCCTCTCCTATAATGTTATTAATGATATTActgaagattttttcaaagGGTTTGAAAGTCTGATTTCACTAGATTTGAGTCACAACGACCTGAAAAGTTTATCTGGGAGCTTCGATGGGaacattttttccacattGGACAAATTGGTGTATTTGGACTTGAGCTACAATGAGATAGCTAAATTGCCCAGTGCCATATTTTACCCACTACCTGTACTGGATTCTCTGAGTTTGAGCTACAACCCCCTAGGAGAGTTCCTAATGCAGGCCAAAGACACTTTGACTCAAGTCTTAGGGGTTTCTACAAATCTGACGCAATTGAGGTTGAATAACGTGGGTCTCAGCGATAAATTACACCCGGATTTCTTCACCCCTTATAAGAATTTGACGCATCTAGAGCTGCAAGACAATGATTTCGAGTACATCCCTTCATTGCCCTATTCCCTGGAGTTCCTGGACTTTTCTGGCAACAAACTCAGCTTCGTTTCTGCCAGATACCTGCAATACCATTCGCTGAAAGTGCTGAGAATCAGCAGAATGCCCAGCTTGAACTCCATACACCACTATGCGTTTTACAACTTGCTAGCTCTGGAAAGTCTGATTTTAACAGACTGTCCTAACGTCCAGGAATTTTCTGAGTTGGCTTTTGGACTGGCGTCTAAATCAATGGAAACTCACCTTACAAGTTTGGTTCTGGCTAGAAATGgaataacaaatttgaataGCACATACGGGCATATGTTCAAGAACATGCGTCATATAGATCTGAGGCACAATACATGGGCATGCGGGTGCAAGACTTTGTGGCTGCAGGAATTTGAAGCCGAGATGTTTAAAAGCAGAGATTTGAG GTGTTCCTCTCCGAGCAATCTTAAGGGCAAACGCATCATGGAGTTGACTCATTTGGATTTGCAGGAATGCTTTCCGGATATTTATGGCAAATCTTCGCATAAATTAACCATAATAATCTTAATGTTTGCAGTGATATTCCTTATGGGGATCATTTTCTATTTGATCAGATACCCCAAAAGCTGGTTGGGCGACAAGCAAATAGGGATCAGCCCCAATTCTCCCTACAGTGCTGCGCCCCAAGATGAagataaattttag